Part of the Triticum urartu cultivar G1812 chromosome 2, Tu2.1, whole genome shotgun sequence genome, acctgcccgacgctgtacattatgatttcctggatgtgcagatacacagatacgagtacgggaagcctcccgtcaaagatgaaaaatctctaacaacgatgatgcgaagattgcatgattggtacttgaaaatctgcagagagtctggagggaggagtactttgtatgcgagagttaaaccggagcatgacctcgttggaattgaactgttgcctattccatttgaggagttctatcagtttttcaatcaattggccctcgataaagcaacggtcacctgctactgtctgtaagtactactacttctgtcattaagtctttctgtatagctcagctctttcattgcatgtatttataattatcctcactatattatgcagattgaagatcgccgaattgaagaaaagacaaatcggtgatattgggttcattaacacaaatctcatagatgcagtTCAGGTTAAAGATCATGCCGCAGaaaccgaggccaacttgctacaatcattcaaaataaatgaacacaaagatataatactctttccttacaacttcaagtcagtgctgtcttgtgcatattcggtttcccttatatattagtccaggttatagtaatgtaattgatgagttatgcatgcgtgcgcagtttccactatattctcctggagattaggcttgagcagggagtagtaactgtcttggactcgagacgaaaagatccccaggagtatgcggacatgactttaatcctcaagaagtaagttaaatcgatcattatccaccatatcagcaaatttgttcatttcctgatatcaagtaattgttttcttttgtctggcagggtttggagaaaattcagcACAAAATCCCCGGGACtcccgaaggagctgcaatttagatacccgaaagtaagtacaTATAGTACCATGTTCCGCGCGTCTCCTAgctattgattcaagcgctagtttcatcaataccatttggcattcttgcttatctgtttgattgacctctatttcttgtaaagtggttgtggcaggaacaagggaatgatttctgtggatactacatctgcgagtccatccgccacacgacctgtgagcggggctactctgacaaacaatatgaagtgcgtaagaaataatattcacaatttttgtttattaccatcatttgtgttgagttccattcattcatatatatatatatatatatatatatatatgtgtgtgtgtgtgtgtgtattgacccccttcttcaaattagatgtttcggtagcgggatgaactcctggaaccagatcgcatgcgagcaattcaagaggaattggcggcattctttcttgaccacgtgatcgctgaagacggagaatactatgtggaccatgcgtccataatgtaggagattatatttgtaagagataattattgtatatatgtagccggtagtgtcggacgatagatatacgagaacttgttgttcgaccaatctctcggagaaggagaggtggtcgatatcacttctctctgtatgcatatatgtccatgacgatcttctgtttccttcgtttgcttactagctagttAGCGTgcctagtcctctctatacgtatgtatagtatgtagcgtcgaccaagcacggacataagagaggacacttctctctattagctagctaataacaacctaaaaataaccccctaaacccctaaaacagccacttttttttaaaaaaagaaaaacctcagctccagccagctgctgacgcgtggaagccttttggtcccggtttatgtcttgaaccgggaccaaaggccccccTGCCTAGGCTGCCGGCAGCGCCCACGTGGAgccccatctgtcccggttctggtttGAACCGGGGACTAAAGGGTGAGGgtattagtaacgaccctttagtcccggttcgggaaccgggactaaaagcccttatgaaccgggacaaaaggccggTTTTCTACTAATGTCAATCTGCAAAAAAAAACAGcatataaggaaataaattaaACCACATCATTGGCCATTCATATATGACAAAAGAAAAATAAGGAATCTCAAATAAGCTCACAGTCTGATAGTTCCCTCCGCTGCTGCCACCCCATGGACCTTCAAAGCGCACCTTCCCAAGTTTGTCGACATAAGAAAACTCAAGCGAAAAGATGCGTGAGCCACTGTTTATTCTCATACTTTTTAGACACAACCGCTTTGACGAAAAAGTTTCCACCGTTTTATATGTAAAGCACCACATCGATTACAACCGATAGACCGAACAATACACACAACGCACACACCCAAGACAAGATACAAAGGTACGGGACACCGACACACCACCCCACCGGCAACAATAGAGAGGTGAACCGGACAACAATGAAGCCAGGCCTCCAAAGCGATGCCTCCAAGAAAGGTACAACCATGGATAGTCGCCACCGCCCGATCCGTGAAGATCAGGTTTTCACCTGGAGCAAGGCGGTAAGAGTGGGAACGCCGCGACGGAGCCTTCAGAAAGGGTATGGCGTCAATTGCCGCTGCCACCGTCGGCCAGTCAGAGGACTGGGCAAGTGGTGTACCCTGACGCCCACACCCCACCGTCGCACCCTAACTCCGTCAACCACCCGCAACCACGCCACCCGCGAGGCCATGGATGCCTGCCCGCACCTGAGACGCACGCTCCGCCCGCAAACGCCGCGCCTCCCGTCGCCAGAACCGCCGCCCTGCAACCAGACAACCCCGAGACCTACACAAAGGCCCCGGCTTTGGACCAACCGACAGCCCTCGACCGACAGATCCACCCGCAGACGCTCTGCTGGAAGACCTACGCCAACCCGTCCGCGGCCGAGGAACGGGGGAGAAAGGGGAGCGGACGAATCCGGACCGGCACATCCCGTGCCAGCGACAGGTGACGCGACCGCATCGAGGCCACACATCCCTCCAACCGAGCTCCCCGCCGAGCACGAGgaaaggaggagaaggaggagcgGATGCATCCGGGCCAGCAAACTGTGCCAGCGACAGGTGGCGCGACTGCATTGAGGCCACCCGTCCCTCCTACCTAGCTCCCCCGCGGGCGCCCCCGTGACGCCCCACCATGGTAGCTAGCACATATCTCCGCGAGGCCATCTGCAAACGCGCGCCCGCCGAGGAGGGAAACCAAATCGACCCGCCGCCGTAGCCTAGGAATCTCACCagggaggccctcccgcgccgagCACCGCCGTCCAGGCGCAAGGGCCTGCCTAGACGAGGGTCGCCCAtctccaccgccgccgcgccgccccctCACCATCGCGCTCCGGCGAAAGGGCCGCCCGCAGCCCGCAGCGTCAGGGGCGGATCCGGACGCGCCGCCGCGCCGTCACCACCCGTTGGCCTGCAGCACCCGCACTGCAGCGCCGCCACCCCCCACCAGCACGGCAGAGGGCGGCCACCCGCAGCCTAGAGAGCCCCCGACCGCGCCTCGTGGCGACCAGATCTGAGCGCCGCCGCCAGAGACACCCACGCCATCCCCGGCCAGCACGAGCGCGCCACCACCGCGCCGCCTGTCCCGTCGCCAGCTTGCACCGCCGCCACACCTCAACGCCGATGAGCAGCCACGCCGCCGCGCCCGACGCCAAGCGCTGCGTCCCCGACCGGCCGCCGCATCCCGAGCCGAAGCCGCCGTGCGAGGAGACAAGGAACCCCGCCGCCGGCGACGACGACCGGGGTTCGCCAGGCCGCGCCCTCGGGCGGTGGCGAGGGAGGaggagagtagaggggggagacccggcggcggcggctagggttccctCACGGTTGCGCGCGAGGCGACGCGAGAGGGAACAGAGAAGGGTTCACGATTGGACTTGTAATCCAGGGCTCACACAACGGCTTTCCTGCGGTCATGACTTGAGGGAAACCTCCATTTTCGCCCCATGGCCCCATCTTTACAGGCTGCGTTGCTAATGTGTTTTAGAAATTCTCTCAGATCCATGTATGAACTGCAAACAAAAAGTATAAGTATATACCACTGAAAGGGACGATGAGAAGTTGAGGCACAAGGCACGGATCTGAAGCTCCTTGAACAACTTGTGCGTAGTAGGCTTGAAGGTGACAACACCTTGTGCATAGGCAAACTCACCCGTCCCACCCAGGATTGCCCATTCACCTTCTAGTGGCAAGCCACAATTTCCAAGCACCTTAAGGCTGGAACCACGTAACCTGAACAAATGGAGTTGATATACTTATTAGTCCAtgcatcacacacacacacacacacacacacacacacacacacacacgcacgcacgcacgcacgcacgcacgcacgcacacacacacacaaaatgTTCAAACAGATGAGCTTGGAATTGGCGCATACCTCTCATCGACGAACACCATGTTGAAACAAAAGGACCAGGTTCCTTCAGTTGAACCAACCCCCATACTTGACCCCTGTGCGCGTGCAACAAGCTTCTTGTCAGGGCCAATGCCATCATATATTTCATAATCAGTAACCGCGGTGATGCCAAACTGCATAGGAAGGCCTGGGTTCACTATGAAGGCCTCGTTCGGATTCGGTACTCCTTGGGAGCGCTGCTCCATGAACAAGCCGTCCAAGAGGAACTCCTTGTGCTGTAATACTTCCTGGCTAACAGGAGCACTCTGTAAATACTTAGCCATGGCTACAACAAGGAAGCTTAACTACGCTATCTAGAGGCTCTTGTCTTGTGTGTGGGTGGGTAAATGGATAGAGCCGTAGGGGTAATTTATAGGCCGGAGCTGCATCCGTGTATTTCTAGTATCTATTATGTATGTACACAAGTTGCATCAGTGCTAGTATTACTTAGGTAAAAAATCCACATATTCCAATTTAGCCTCCCGCGTATTTGCAAGTAGTCCATACATGCACACAAGTTGCACCAACTAGCTATTTTTTACTACATAATCTGATCTAGCTCCTGGGTAATTACACAAGGTACATAATTTAGTAGTCCATGCATGTACACAAGTTGCACCACTAGCAACCTATCGCCCATTGGATCCATCAAACTTGCGATTATACTGGAGAGAGTATGCAGTTTTTAAGGCTACTCGATACTCTATTGACGTTGGCGATGCCACATTTATTACATGGAACCCGTTGATCGCCTTCTCGATGTTGACTTCATGCTTCTCGCGAGTGAAGAGTATTTCTAGGAGGACTAATTTAACTAGTTTCTTTTTTTTAGTTTGATGCTCACCTCTCTTGACTATACCGTATATTTGATAGTATCTCTTTCTGTATACTCTCTGCATTCTAGAATACATTGTGTATTATATTTTATTAGAATAAACACCAACCAAGAATTACACTCTGAATAATCGCAAGTTTTGGAGCTGAGGAAGTACTCAGTATGCAGTTTTTGTAGGAGTGAAACAAATGAAATTATAAT contains:
- the LOC125540698 gene encoding dirigent protein 11-like encodes the protein MAKYLQSAPVSQEVLQHKEFLLDGLFMEQRSQGVPNPNEAFIVNPGLPMQFGITAVTDYEIYDGIGPDKKLVARAQGSSMGVGSTEGTWSFCFNMVFVDERLRGSSLKVLGNCGLPLEGEWAILGGTGEFAYAQGVVTFKPTTHKLFKELQIRALCLNFSSSLSVVYTYTFCLQFIHGSERISKTH